In one Mucilaginibacter ginsenosidivorax genomic region, the following are encoded:
- a CDS encoding peroxiredoxin-like family protein yields MMKKYLLILMLAFTGLQLSAQTGLKKGDDAPVFSATDNAGKAVDLKTLLKAHKSVVLFFYRGEWCPYCNKHIAQLQDSLQLLSAKGAYVIAVTPETKEGIDKTIRKTHASFSIVQDKGYTIMKDYKVNYVLDDATVAKYKGFGLDLNVSNGNTDHVLPVPATYVINQSGKIAFVHFNKDYTRRASISDIMRAL; encoded by the coding sequence ATGATGAAAAAATACCTTTTAATTTTAATGCTTGCTTTTACAGGCTTACAACTTTCGGCGCAAACAGGGCTTAAAAAAGGCGATGATGCCCCTGTTTTTAGTGCTACCGATAATGCAGGCAAAGCGGTTGATTTGAAAACATTATTAAAGGCGCATAAATCTGTAGTGCTGTTTTTTTACCGCGGCGAATGGTGCCCTTATTGTAATAAGCACATTGCCCAATTGCAGGACTCATTACAATTGCTGAGTGCAAAGGGAGCCTACGTAATTGCGGTAACCCCGGAAACTAAGGAAGGCATCGATAAAACCATCCGGAAAACGCATGCGTCATTTTCGATAGTGCAGGACAAAGGGTATACCATTATGAAAGATTATAAGGTAAACTATGTACTTGATGATGCTACGGTAGCTAAATACAAAGGTTTTGGCCTCGATTTGAATGTAAGCAACGGCAATACCGACCATGTACTGCCGGTGCCGGCCACTTACGTAATTAATCAATCAGGAAAAATTGCTTTCGTGCATTTTAATAAAGATTATACCAGGCGGGCATCAATAAGTGATATTATGCGGGCTTTGTAA
- a CDS encoding DNA-3-methyladenine glycosylase family protein, whose protein sequence is MFGRINHSNYHQICDKLALADPDLADIISAYGYPPLWSRPNTFETLVHIILEQQVSLASALSALNKMRERVQEITPARVLLLTDEEFKACYFSRQKTSYTKYLAEAILSGQIDLTALEELPDDVIRAELTALKGIGNWTADVYLMFVLQHANIFPIGDLAAVNALKRVKKLPKDTSREEVLAVAEQWAPYKTVASMLLWHYYLSAGPPAR, encoded by the coding sequence ATGTTTGGCCGGATAAATCATTCCAACTATCACCAGATTTGTGATAAACTTGCATTAGCCGATCCAGATCTGGCTGATATCATCAGCGCATACGGCTATCCGCCGCTTTGGTCACGGCCCAATACTTTCGAAACCCTGGTGCATATTATCCTGGAGCAGCAAGTTTCGTTGGCCTCGGCATTATCAGCCTTAAATAAAATGCGTGAGCGGGTACAGGAAATTACCCCAGCGAGGGTGCTGTTACTTACCGACGAGGAATTTAAAGCCTGTTACTTTAGCCGGCAAAAGACCAGCTATACCAAATACCTGGCCGAGGCCATCCTAAGCGGCCAGATCGATTTAACAGCGCTTGAAGAATTACCTGATGATGTAATCCGCGCCGAACTTACCGCCCTGAAAGGCATCGGCAACTGGACAGCCGATGTATACCTGATGTTTGTACTACAGCACGCCAATATATTCCCCATTGGCGACCTGGCCGCTGTAAATGCCTTAAAGCGGGTGAAAAAATTACCCAAAGATACCAGTAGGGAAGAGGTGCTTGCCGTAGCAGAGCAATGGGCACCCTATAAAACCGTGGCGAGCATGTTGCTATGGCATTATTATTTGTCGGCAGGCCCTCCGGCCCGCTAA
- a CDS encoding DUF1365 domain-containing protein: protein MTNTAINSCLYKAKVMHHRLAPKVHSFHYEVFMFYLDLDEIDSLSKSLKLMSRNRFNLFNFKDKDHLQLPRENPDTSKNIRQHITAYLQQNGVDIGAGRIMVLTNLSTMGYQFNPVSFYFCYHENGQIACSIVEVCNTFLEMKPYFLSAATMQGDQFKVNTEKYFYVSPFIDMDTNFDFDLHIPGEKLDVRIDDYDKQGNRFFISTLKGVRKPLTDANLLLYFISFPLITLKVITLIHWQALKLWLKKIPFHKKEDQKELQKEVFRPFGREPRGKNQELRQ, encoded by the coding sequence ATGACAAACACTGCTATCAATTCCTGCTTATACAAGGCAAAAGTGATGCACCACCGGCTTGCGCCAAAGGTGCATAGCTTCCACTATGAGGTGTTTATGTTTTACCTCGACCTTGATGAGATTGATAGCCTAAGCAAAAGCCTGAAGCTGATGAGCCGCAACAGGTTCAATCTGTTTAATTTTAAAGATAAAGACCATTTGCAACTGCCGCGCGAAAATCCGGATACCTCCAAAAACATCCGCCAGCATATTACCGCTTATCTGCAACAAAACGGCGTGGATATTGGCGCCGGCCGTATCATGGTGCTTACCAACTTGAGCACCATGGGCTACCAGTTTAACCCGGTATCGTTTTATTTTTGCTATCACGAAAACGGGCAAATTGCCTGTTCAATAGTGGAGGTTTGCAATACCTTTCTGGAGATGAAGCCATACTTTTTAAGCGCTGCTACTATGCAAGGCGATCAGTTTAAAGTGAACACCGAAAAATACTTTTATGTATCGCCGTTCATCGATATGGATACCAATTTTGATTTCGACCTGCACATCCCCGGCGAAAAACTGGACGTGAGAATTGATGATTATGATAAACAAGGCAACCGTTTTTTTATCAGTACGTTAAAAGGAGTAAGAAAACCCCTTACCGATGCAAACCTGCTGCTTTATTTTATCAGTTTCCCGCTCATCACCCTAAAAGTAATTACGCTTATACATTGGCAGGCTTTGAAGCTTTGGCTAAAAAAAATCCCCTTTCATAAAAAAGAAGATCAAAAAGAACTGCAAAAAGAAGTGTTCAGACCTTTTGGAAGAGAACCAAGAGGCAAGAATCAAGAGTTAAGACAATAA
- a CDS encoding cytochrome b/b6 domain-containing protein, whose amino-acid sequence MKIIKEKHPLAMRWTHWVNFPILTIMIWSGMLIYWANDEYSITLFGHTFFSFFPQGFYHAFNITHRLSEGMAFHFLFMWAFALNGLVYVLYTIISGEWRELVPQKKSFKEAWLVLLHDLHIRKMAPPQNKYNAAQRIAYTAIIIMGFGSLITGLAIYKPVQFYYLTWLCGGYHFARILHFALTIGYVFFFLIHIVQVVLAGWNNFRSVISGFEVITVKDPEPITETPTPTTDENPVQ is encoded by the coding sequence ATGAAAATAATAAAAGAAAAACACCCGCTGGCCATGCGGTGGACGCATTGGGTAAATTTCCCTATCCTTACAATTATGATATGGAGCGGGATGCTTATTTACTGGGCCAATGATGAGTACAGCATCACCCTGTTTGGGCATACCTTTTTTAGTTTTTTTCCCCAGGGGTTCTACCACGCCTTTAACATAACCCACCGGTTATCTGAGGGGATGGCATTCCATTTCCTGTTTATGTGGGCCTTTGCCCTTAACGGCCTGGTTTACGTATTGTACACCATCATATCGGGCGAATGGCGCGAACTGGTGCCGCAAAAAAAATCGTTTAAAGAAGCCTGGCTGGTACTGCTGCATGACCTGCACATCCGCAAAATGGCGCCGCCTCAAAATAAATACAACGCGGCCCAGCGCATTGCCTACACCGCAATTATTATAATGGGTTTTGGCTCGCTGATAACCGGGCTGGCTATTTACAAACCGGTGCAGTTTTATTATTTAACCTGGCTATGCGGCGGTTACCATTTTGCACGCATCCTTCACTTTGCTTTAACCATTGGCTATGTGTTTTTCTTCCTGATCCATATTGTACAGGTGGTACTTGCCGGCTGGAATAATTTCCGTTCGGTGATATCCGGATTTGAAGTTATCACCGTAAAAGATCCTGAACCTATTACCGAAACCCCAACCCCCACTACCGATGAAAACCCCGTTCAATAA
- a CDS encoding DUF1223 domain-containing protein codes for MKRFKILAVAAGLTVAVLATSAFTVTGSAANKNHSKVSVSGFAVVELFTSEGCSSCPPADELVSRIQKEDADKPVYILAFHVDYWNRLGWKDPFSSADYSKRQNQYANWLNLQSVYTPQIVVNGHKEFVGSEEGTLRNAITAGLRAAPAGGLTLNAQNTAGHIAVQYKAEGAGKNTTLLLALVQKNGQTKVQRGENGGRTLSHVQIVRNLQSVALNTGGTGTANIALPNGFSAAGCEVIGFVQNNGTGAILAAAKSGFDIGTSK; via the coding sequence ATGAAACGATTTAAAATATTGGCTGTTGCTGCAGGCCTTACAGTAGCCGTTTTGGCAACATCCGCATTTACTGTCACTGGTAGCGCTGCAAACAAAAACCACAGCAAAGTTTCGGTTAGCGGTTTTGCAGTAGTTGAACTGTTTACATCCGAGGGTTGCTCCAGCTGCCCGCCGGCCGATGAGCTGGTGTCACGTATACAGAAAGAAGACGCCGACAAACCGGTATATATTTTGGCTTTCCACGTTGATTACTGGAACCGCCTGGGCTGGAAAGACCCTTTTAGCAGTGCCGATTATTCGAAACGCCAAAACCAATATGCTAACTGGCTAAACCTGCAATCGGTTTATACGCCGCAGATAGTAGTTAACGGGCATAAGGAATTTGTAGGATCGGAAGAAGGTACTTTGCGTAATGCTATTACCGCCGGCTTACGCGCCGCCCCAGCGGGCGGGCTAACTCTTAACGCGCAGAATACCGCAGGCCATATTGCCGTGCAGTACAAGGCCGAAGGCGCCGGTAAAAACACAACTTTACTATTGGCCCTGGTTCAAAAAAACGGGCAAACCAAAGTGCAGCGCGGCGAAAACGGCGGCCGCACACTATCGCACGTGCAAATAGTACGTAACCTACAAAGCGTGGCATTAAACACAGGTGGCACCGGCACAGCAAATATTGCTTTGCCAAATGGTTTTAGCGCCGCCGGTTGTGAGGTTATTGGCTTTGTACAAAACAACGGCACTGGCGCCATATTGGCCGCGGCAAAATCGGGGTTTGATATAGGTACGAGTAAATAA
- a CDS encoding MFS transporter, protein MPAAKLPLSKQFAYACGMIGWSVMTNIIIVMLPYFYLPPSNSGLIPLVPQLLVFGVLNIMSIIVASGRFVDAVFDPFIGSLSDKSENPAGRRIPFMKWAILPAIVFCALTFHPVTRLESMKNAAWITFTLVCFFMAATSYIIPYNALLPEMADTAAEKVKLSSFQQVGFVIGIIISAMVNNFADLVQHSFHIFDRNSAVQYTIWGLCGFAGLIMLVPVLSIDEKKYSSSKPTHLRLIPAIRKTFENRNFKYYLISDFSYYMSLSIISSGLLYFLTVLLNLPESMGGILMGSMVLFSLVFYPLVNFLSKKIGKKTIVLFSFGLLSLIFVAIFFLGKFPFAPQVQIYILVLSASFPLASLGILPNAILAEIAQSEALRTGENREGMFFAVKYLFVKLGQTLGIALFAFLTVYGKDPGHDYGLRLNGICGAVLCLLAIVFFSRFREQRVNG, encoded by the coding sequence ATGCCGGCAGCTAAACTTCCACTTTCAAAACAATTTGCTTATGCCTGCGGGATGATAGGTTGGAGCGTAATGACTAATATCATTATTGTGATGCTACCCTATTTTTACCTGCCTCCATCCAACTCGGGGTTAATTCCGCTGGTGCCGCAGTTGCTGGTGTTTGGTGTGCTCAATATCATGTCAATCATCGTGGCCTCGGGCAGGTTTGTTGACGCCGTTTTTGACCCTTTTATAGGTTCATTGAGCGATAAAAGCGAAAACCCGGCCGGTCGGCGCATCCCCTTCATGAAATGGGCCATTTTACCCGCAATTGTTTTTTGCGCGCTTACTTTTCACCCGGTAACCCGATTGGAAAGCATGAAAAATGCAGCCTGGATTACGTTTACCCTTGTTTGCTTTTTTATGGCTGCCACCAGCTACATTATCCCTTATAATGCGTTATTGCCAGAGATGGCCGATACGGCCGCCGAAAAAGTAAAGCTCTCCTCGTTTCAACAGGTGGGTTTTGTTATCGGCATCATCATATCGGCCATGGTAAATAATTTTGCCGATTTGGTGCAGCATAGCTTCCACATATTCGACCGCAATTCGGCTGTACAGTATACCATCTGGGGCTTGTGCGGCTTTGCAGGGTTAATAATGCTGGTGCCCGTTTTAAGTATCGATGAAAAAAAATACTCCAGCAGCAAGCCAACGCATTTACGGCTGATTCCGGCCATCAGAAAAACGTTTGAAAACCGAAATTTCAAGTATTACCTCATATCCGATTTTTCGTACTACATGTCGCTCAGTATCATATCAAGCGGTTTGTTATATTTTTTAACTGTACTGCTTAACCTGCCCGAATCAATGGGCGGCATATTGATGGGATCGATGGTCCTGTTTTCGCTGGTATTTTATCCTCTTGTTAATTTCCTATCTAAAAAAATCGGCAAAAAAACAATTGTATTGTTTTCATTTGGCCTGTTGAGCCTCATTTTTGTCGCTATATTCTTCCTGGGTAAGTTCCCGTTTGCGCCCCAGGTGCAAATTTACATCCTTGTTTTAAGCGCTTCTTTTCCGCTGGCATCATTAGGAATCCTCCCGAACGCGATACTTGCCGAGATTGCCCAAAGCGAGGCCCTGCGTACGGGTGAAAACCGCGAAGGGATGTTTTTTGCCGTTAAATACCTGTTTGTAAAATTAGGCCAAACGCTGGGTATAGCCCTGTTTGCTTTTTTAACTGTATACGGTAAAGATCCGGGCCACGATTATGGCCTGCGCCTTAACGGTATTTGCGGTGCTGTACTTTGCCTGCTGGCTATTGTGTTTTTTAGCAGGTTCAGGGAGCAGAGGGTGAATGGATGA
- a CDS encoding molybdopterin-dependent oxidoreductase, with the protein MKTPFNKKNKGPKKLLTVEQKISRRNFISFGTFFIAAGAAYGGWKWLYNSPEETATVTAGARAPLRRALNKTELAFRRVFSNNNLVKTYPKEMAAKNVRHNEDIGSEGKIDVVAWRLQVKKHSGEVLSISIDDIKALPKTDIVYDFKCVEGWDQISHWGGVKFSDFISHFKLDDQAKLQYVGLATPDKGYYVGIDMPSAMHPQTLLAYEVNEQPLPPKHGAPLRLIIPVKYGIKNLKRIGTMTFSNNRPPDYWAEQGYDYYSGL; encoded by the coding sequence ATGAAAACCCCGTTCAATAAAAAAAATAAAGGCCCTAAAAAACTCCTTACGGTTGAGCAAAAGATCAGCCGCCGCAATTTTATATCATTTGGCACCTTTTTTATAGCTGCCGGGGCTGCCTATGGTGGCTGGAAATGGCTTTATAATTCGCCTGAGGAAACGGCAACCGTAACCGCCGGGGCACGGGCTCCTTTACGCCGGGCTTTAAACAAAACCGAGCTTGCTTTCCGCAGGGTATTCAGCAATAATAACCTGGTTAAAACTTATCCCAAAGAAATGGCGGCCAAAAATGTACGCCATAATGAAGATATTGGCAGCGAAGGCAAAATAGATGTTGTCGCCTGGCGCTTGCAGGTAAAAAAACACTCGGGCGAGGTGCTGAGCATCTCTATTGATGATATTAAAGCCCTGCCCAAAACAGATATTGTTTATGATTTTAAATGTGTGGAAGGCTGGGACCAGATATCGCATTGGGGCGGCGTAAAATTCAGCGATTTTATAAGCCATTTCAAATTAGACGATCAGGCAAAATTACAATACGTAGGCCTGGCAACACCCGATAAAGGATATTACGTGGGCATTGATATGCCAAGCGCCATGCACCCGCAAACCCTGCTGGCCTATGAGGTAAATGAACAGCCCCTGCCGCCTAAACATGGCGCACCTTTAAGGCTCATTATCCCGGTTAAATATGGCATCAAAAACCTGAAACGCATAGGCACCATGACTTTTAGCAATAACCGCCCGCCCGATTACTGGGCCGAGCAGGGCTATGATTATTACTCGGGACTTTAG
- a CDS encoding SAM-dependent methyltransferase — MASTLTITKTNSFYQDIVLNILSKMDKGTLYLTLPDGGQMVLGNGTGNVTASVTINHSEFYKRIILFGDIGFGEAYVDGLWDTDNITNVIKWFLLNIENTPGLSGSKVQTLSLNVMKWFNKIYHFKRANTVEGSRRNISEHYDLNNDFFASFLDPTMTYSAAYFYKDGLSLEEAQIAKYDRLCRQLHLKPTDHVLEIGSGWGGNAIYMAQKYGCKVTSLTISEEQHKLAVERVEAAGLSDSVSILVKDYRQMHGTFDKIVSVEMLEAVGFNYMDVYFQKCHELLKKDGILAIQVITSPDSRYKALRKGVDWIQKHIFPGSLLPSVGAINQSINRTGDMTMVDLKDIGLDYAQTLKLWHEAFNANLIKVKSLGFDDKFIRKWNYYLCYCEAAFEMRNINVMHLVYTRPNNIGR, encoded by the coding sequence ATGGCCAGCACGCTTACAATCACAAAAACCAATAGCTTTTACCAGGATATCGTTTTGAATATCCTATCCAAAATGGATAAGGGAACCCTTTACCTTACTTTGCCCGATGGCGGACAAATGGTTTTGGGCAACGGCACGGGTAATGTGACGGCAAGCGTTACCATAAATCACAGCGAATTTTATAAGCGTATTATTTTATTTGGCGATATTGGCTTTGGCGAGGCCTATGTTGATGGACTTTGGGATACCGATAATATCACTAATGTAATAAAATGGTTCCTGCTGAATATTGAAAATACACCGGGGCTTTCGGGTAGCAAAGTTCAAACGCTGTCGCTTAACGTCATGAAGTGGTTTAATAAAATATATCATTTTAAAAGGGCCAATACGGTTGAAGGCTCGCGAAGGAACATCTCGGAACACTACGATCTGAACAACGATTTCTTTGCCAGTTTTCTTGATCCTACCATGACTTACTCGGCTGCTTACTTTTATAAAGATGGCTTAAGCCTGGAAGAAGCGCAAATAGCCAAATATGATAGGCTGTGCCGCCAGCTGCATTTAAAACCAACCGATCATGTGCTTGAAATTGGCAGCGGCTGGGGGGGCAATGCCATTTACATGGCTCAAAAATATGGCTGTAAAGTAACCTCATTAACCATATCCGAAGAGCAGCACAAACTGGCCGTTGAGCGTGTTGAGGCCGCCGGGTTAAGCGATAGCGTAAGCATCCTGGTAAAAGATTACCGCCAGATGCATGGCACTTTTGACAAGATAGTATCTGTTGAAATGCTGGAAGCCGTAGGCTTTAATTATATGGATGTTTACTTCCAAAAATGTCACGAACTGTTAAAGAAAGACGGCATCCTGGCTATCCAGGTAATAACCTCGCCCGATTCACGCTACAAAGCCCTGCGTAAGGGGGTTGATTGGATTCAGAAACATATTTTTCCCGGTTCGCTGTTGCCATCGGTAGGCGCCATCAACCAATCTATTAACCGCACCGGCGATATGACGATGGTTGATTTGAAAGATATCGGGCTGGATTATGCCCAAACATTAAAATTATGGCACGAAGCTTTTAACGCCAACCTGATTAAAGTAAAATCGCTGGGCTTTGATGATAAATTTATCCGCAAATGGAATTATTACCTCTGCTATTGCGAAGCCGCCTTTGAAATGCGCAACATCAACGTAATGCATTTGGTTTATACACGGCCTAATAATATTGGGAGGTAG
- a CDS encoding sigma-70 family RNA polymerase sigma factor, with the protein MAADNQLLNPRLWVETHADYLYGYTLSRLNDEELAKDLVQETFLAALQRADKFEGKSSERTWLTAILKNKIIDVYRKKSSGLKNTDVKQAEEEQQDFFDEDNGHWNKAYQPKPFGIEDHDPLAGKEFNSILQKCMQKLPALWMAVFTMKHIDDATTDIICSELKVTQANFWVIIHRAKLNLRACLQKNWA; encoded by the coding sequence ATGGCTGCTGATAACCAACTTTTAAACCCCAGGCTTTGGGTTGAAACCCATGCCGATTATCTGTATGGCTATACGCTGTCGCGATTGAACGACGAAGAACTGGCTAAAGACCTGGTGCAGGAAACTTTTTTGGCGGCTTTGCAAAGGGCCGATAAATTTGAGGGCAAAAGCTCCGAACGTACCTGGCTAACAGCAATCCTTAAAAATAAGATCATTGATGTTTACCGGAAAAAATCATCGGGCTTAAAAAATACCGATGTAAAACAGGCGGAAGAGGAGCAGCAGGATTTTTTTGACGAAGACAACGGGCATTGGAACAAAGCCTACCAGCCAAAGCCTTTTGGTATTGAAGACCATGACCCGCTGGCAGGCAAAGAGTTTAACAGCATATTGCAAAAGTGCATGCAAAAACTGCCCGCCCTTTGGATGGCCGTTTTTACCATGAAACATATTGATGATGCCACTACAGATATTATTTGCAGCGAGCTTAAAGTTACACAGGCCAACTTTTGGGTAATTATCCACAGGGCCAAGCTTAACCTAAGGGCTTGCCTCCAAAAAAACTGGGCCTAA
- a CDS encoding molybdopterin-binding protein, protein MKKLLLIALLYSTAAFAQEKLNQTQKFSITGQVVKESVITIDSIMQYKVQDIGEMNVTNHLGEFKHKDDKLKGVLLKDILSHTIFKTTSPKLLSTFYFVCQGNDGYKVVYSWNELYNTEVGNHVFVLTEKNGIKADKMPESLQMSSAADFKTGRRYLHNLDKIIVKQAE, encoded by the coding sequence ATGAAAAAACTACTACTAATTGCACTGCTATATAGTACTGCAGCCTTTGCCCAGGAAAAGCTTAATCAAACACAAAAGTTTAGCATTACCGGGCAGGTTGTAAAAGAATCGGTTATCACCATTGATTCAATAATGCAATACAAAGTGCAGGATATTGGCGAAATGAACGTGACCAACCACTTAGGTGAATTTAAACACAAGGACGACAAGCTAAAAGGCGTTTTACTGAAAGATATTTTAAGCCATACCATTTTTAAAACTACCAGCCCCAAGCTGTTGAGTACTTTTTATTTTGTTTGCCAGGGTAACGATGGCTACAAAGTGGTTTACTCATGGAACGAGTTGTACAATACTGAAGTTGGCAACCATGTTTTTGTACTGACAGAAAAGAATGGCATAAAAGCAGATAAAATGCCCGAGAGCCTGCAAATGAGCTCGGCAGCCGATTTTAAAACCGGCCGGAGGTATTTGCATAACCTGGATAAGATCATTGTAAAACAAGCCGAATAA
- a CDS encoding S41 family peptidase, whose protein sequence is MNLKNLFLLLPCVLVITVTACYQNGPKVIAIPNTAVHKLTVKNMQADMGVLWAAIKEMHPAYGIYTPPDSLQVAYNQAYSAINRPLSETEFISSVYPFLCRLKCGHTQLRHSEGYKKTAADKEPRLPFEVLVRDHRAWITTHQNELLNTGDEVLSINNIPVTQIINHGADLYCADGDGQTFKELFLSEYDGFEDACYKYYRWKGPYHLNIKTQAGVKNLVLDTAGNPSITPPKPVDNFAGWTEAKNTGNLPLLFLKNKSTAYFKATTFRYGDTTLYQEVFKQIHQQGTKNLVLDLRHNTGGDIRIAMQLLAYLADGPFHIVKEIKSRIPDPSVNSFEKYFDTTRTASFKSGFEPGNKAGSWYHIGVKPVFGKLYGALPLAKANHYSGNLLVLIDGATFSSAALFTAALKSQCKNATFIGRETAGAEEGCNGGTLQHLTLPNTHIIVEFPWMRLDAFTKNPVHARGIIPKYTVLYTPLDVVTKNDPDLVKALSLITN, encoded by the coding sequence ATGAATTTAAAAAACCTATTCCTGCTACTGCCTTGCGTATTAGTTATTACAGTTACAGCCTGCTATCAAAATGGCCCCAAAGTTATTGCCATCCCAAACACGGCGGTACATAAGCTTACTGTTAAAAACATGCAGGCTGACATGGGCGTACTTTGGGCTGCCATTAAAGAAATGCATCCCGCTTACGGCATTTATACCCCGCCCGATAGTTTACAAGTGGCATATAACCAGGCTTATTCGGCTATTAACAGGCCGCTCAGCGAAACCGAATTTATCAGCAGTGTTTACCCATTTTTGTGCCGGCTAAAATGCGGGCATACGCAACTAAGGCATTCCGAAGGATACAAAAAAACAGCCGCCGATAAAGAACCGCGTTTACCGTTTGAAGTACTCGTCCGCGACCATCGGGCATGGATTACAACCCATCAAAACGAGCTATTAAATACCGGCGACGAGGTTTTAAGCATCAATAACATACCTGTAACACAAATAATTAACCACGGGGCCGATTTGTATTGTGCCGATGGCGACGGCCAAACATTTAAAGAATTATTTTTAAGCGAATACGATGGCTTTGAAGATGCCTGTTATAAATATTACCGCTGGAAAGGGCCCTATCATCTCAACATTAAAACACAGGCAGGGGTAAAAAACTTAGTATTGGATACGGCCGGCAACCCTTCAATTACCCCACCAAAACCCGTTGACAATTTTGCAGGCTGGACCGAGGCAAAAAACACCGGCAACCTTCCCCTGCTTTTTTTAAAAAACAAATCCACCGCGTACTTTAAGGCAACAACATTTCGGTACGGCGATACTACGCTTTATCAGGAGGTATTTAAACAAATCCATCAACAGGGCACAAAAAACCTGGTGCTTGATTTAAGGCACAATACCGGCGGCGATATCAGGATAGCGATGCAGCTATTAGCTTACCTTGCCGATGGCCCTTTTCATATTGTTAAAGAAATAAAGTCGAGGATTCCCGATCCATCTGTAAACAGCTTTGAAAAATATTTTGACACAACACGGACAGCGAGTTTTAAATCAGGCTTTGAGCCGGGCAATAAAGCAGGTTCGTGGTATCACATTGGCGTTAAACCCGTATTCGGCAAGTTGTATGGGGCTTTGCCGCTTGCAAAGGCTAACCATTACAGCGGCAATTTATTGGTTTTAATTGATGGAGCTACATTTTCGTCTGCCGCCCTTTTTACTGCAGCGCTAAAATCGCAATGTAAAAATGCAACATTCATTGGCCGCGAAACAGCCGGCGCAGAGGAAGGTTGCAACGGGGGCACGCTACAACATTTAACGCTGCCAAATACCCATATAATTGTTGAATTTCCGTGGATGCGATTAGATGCTTTTACTAAAAACCCGGTACATGCAAGGGGTATTATTCCAAAGTATACCGTGCTGTATACCCCGCTGGATGTAGTAACAAAAAACGACCCCGACCTGGTAAAAGCATTAAGCCTTATTACAAATTAA